In Phyllostomus discolor isolate MPI-MPIP mPhyDis1 chromosome 3, mPhyDis1.pri.v3, whole genome shotgun sequence, a single genomic region encodes these proteins:
- the LOC114501896 gene encoding group 10 secretory phospholipase A2-like, which translates to MLPLLLLLVPGLLPRSASLKSHVHRRGLIELAETINCVGSRTPLAYVSYGCYCGLGGHGQPLDAIDWCCHNHDCCYYNARQEAGCRPKLEPYLWKCVDQRIECEPTEDKCQELLCKCDQEIAYCLAQTEYNLKYLFFPRFLCRHGPLKCD; encoded by the exons atgctgccgctgctgctgctactgGTACCCGGACTCCTGCCCCGCTCAG CCTCCTTGAAGTCACATGTGCACCGGCGTGGACTGATAGAACTGGCAGAAACCATAAACTGTGTTGGCTCCCGCACCCCCCTAGCCTATGTTAGCTATGGCTGCTATTGTGGCCTGGGTGGCCACGGCCAGCCCCTGGATGCCATTGACTG GTGCTGTCATAATCACGACTGCTGCTACTATAATGCCCGGCAGGAGGCTGGCTGCCGGCCCAAGCTGGAGCCCTACTTGTGGAAATGCGTCGATCAGCGCATTGAGTGTG aACCAACAGAGGACAAATGCCAAGAACTCTTATGCAAGTGCGACCAGGAGATTGCTTACTGCTTAGCCCAAACTGAGTACAATTTAAAGTACCTCTTCTTTCCACGTTTCTTATGTAGGCACGGCCCACTCAAGTGTGACTGA